CGGCGTCGGCAAGGTCGGCTTCGGACAGGTCGGGCGAGATCAGGCTCTCGGCGCCGAGACTCTCGACGAACTCCGGCAGCATCCCATACATCCCACTGGACAGCCTGCCGTAGGAGCCGTGCGTCGGCTTGAGCCAATTCAGGAAACCTTTTTCGTAGAAGACGATCTTCTTGCCCTCAGCGCTCAAGGCCCTGGTGTCGAGCACTGTGACGATAGGCAGAAGGATTGCCATCGCCAACGCCGCCGAGGCCAACGTCAGGCGGGTCCAGGCCAAACGAGCGGGACGCTCGGCCGGCGCGCCGACAGCAGCGGGGGACCATGCCGACCAGCGAAGCATCGCGCCGATGACTGTGAGGTGGATCGCGCAGGCCAAAAGAGGCGCGTTCCAGGGCAGCGCTCCGTGTGCCAAGGGGGCGAGCCAGCCCGTGTTCTGACCGGCCGACTCCGGAATCGCGACCAGGAGATCCGGGACATACGACACGGCGAGGAGATAGACGATGTGACCGACGAGGACCGCTATGAAGCCGTACACTGCCCTCGCCGTTCGGGGCGGTCTCGTGTGGGCCAGATACAGGCCCCAGAACACGGTGGTTAGAAGCAGGTGGTCCACACCGGCGAAGGTGGCGCCGACGTGAAGCGGCTGGCTCGCGATCGCGCCCGGCAGAGCGCCGAACGCGCGGCCGAGGGCGTCGGCGAGCTGCCAGATCGAGGGAATGGCCGTACGCGAGAAGACATAGAGGCCGAAGAGGGCGGTCGCCGTTGCGGCGGCCCGCAGACTGTCTCTGTTTGCGCCTGCGGATGCCCATGCGAGGAAGGCCAGCACGAATGCGGCGGCCAGGACATTTGCGGCCGGCAACGGCAGGGCGACCATTGCGATGGCGGCGCCGGCGACAAGCGGGGTCAGCAGAGCGCGCACGCCACGACGTCGCGTCCCGAGGCCGGGGGCCAGCAGCGCGACTCCAAGCGCGATCAGTGTGCAGGTGCGTCGCGAAGGATGGGCCAGCAGACCCGTCGAGCCGGTGGCAAACCAAGCGGCTGCCAGGCCCGACAGCACTGCCAGCAGCGAACCGAAGGCCACCGATGCACCTATCGGAGAATCCACGGCCCGCTGTTCGTGTTGTTCGTGTTCAACAGAGTGCACGCGTGGATTATCCTTGAGTTTTCTACGCCGGACAACAGGAAAACACCTGTGTCCGCATCAGCCTTCACCAGTCTCCGACTGAGGAACCGCCATTGACGTTGTTCGGCGCATCTCTCGTCGCCGTAATCATCTGTGCTACCGTGCCATCATCGCGAGATAGTCGGCAACGCTGAGACACTCGGTGTCCACCACAGGACACATCTGCGCGAGGACGTCGCGCACCGGCCCGCTCATCATCACGAGTCGGTTCGTGGAGCACTTCGTCGTCGTGGCCGGGCACAGCGTTTCCATCGTCGGGCATTGCGTCAAGGTCGCCGGGCACCGCGTCTCCGTTGCGGGACACCGTGTGACGCTCGGCGGACAGCGGGTCTCGGTGGTCGGGCACTGCGTCTCCACTATGGGGCACGTGGTGGACGTTGCCGGGCACTGCGTTTGAACTGCCGGGCAGCGGGTCTGGAAAACGGGACAGTGTGTCTGTGTCGCCGGGCATTGCGTTTCCGTGGTGGGACACTGGGTGACGCTCGGCGGACATCGGGTTTCCGTACTCGGACATTGCGTCTGCATCGTCGGGCATTGGGTGAGGCTTGCCGGACACGAGGTCGAGACCGTCGGGCAACTCGTGACCATCGGCGGGCACTGCGTCTCGGTCGTGGGGCATCGCGTCTGCACCGTCGGGCATTGGGTCACTGTGGCGGGGCACTTCGTCTCGGTCGCCGGGCACATGGTCTCAAAGGCCGGACAATAGGTGATCGTTGACGGACGCGACGTGACCGGAGGTTCGGCTGCGCCGTCCGACGTATACCGCAGGCAGAAAGCCATATCGACGGAGTTGTATCGGCTGTCGTAGCACGGATGATCCGCCGGATACCGCAACTCCTGCCAGGGACGGGGCAGCTTTGTGCCGAGGTCCCACACGGCGTCGTCGGCGAAGTACTCGGGCCAGCGGCGCGTGTTCCAGCCGAACTGCCCACCCGTGGTCTCCATCTCGACCGACAGCCAGTAGATGCGAGGATTCTGCTCGGAGCCGTCCTGCAGGAAGGCTTCCTCTGCGTCGATCTCGAAGTCGAGCTGCCAGATCTGCGTGTTGCTGCCCGCAATCGCCTGTCCTGCGGCCGGGTCCCACCACCACTGGCTACCGACCGTCAGAATGTGATAAAGGTTTTCCTGGAACTGGCCTGCGGCGAATTGCTTCTCCCAGAGGACTTCCGGACGGGGCTTGCCGAATGGGTTTGTTTTGTCGGCGCCTTCGGGCCCGGCCGGATCGTCGGCGTAGATGCGCAGCCGCACCAGACGGATCTCGCCGCTCTGGTCGTTCATCCACGAGCCCCACAGACGGACGTGGGTCAGCCGGTCGCGGCTGGTGCACTGGAAGTTGTCCGCCAGGGCGCGAGGGGAGTCCTGCGTGCCGTCGATGCGAATGCCGATGCCACGATGGGTCGGATCAGGCCGCTGGCACCATTTCACATTGGCTGGCTGCGGGTCGATCCACACTTCGTGGTCTTCCACCTCCCCGTTGGCCGCCGGGCCGCCGGGGTCGAGACTGCCGTGCGTGCTGATGCGGAATCTGGCGAACGCCTGCCCGACCGCCGCGTTCTGCGGAACGTCCACCGACAGAACGTGAATGCCGTCCGGCAGGAAACCGTTGAACACCTGTTCGCCGGCCTGCCAGGTCTTATCCGCGTTGAAGTCGATCCACCCTTGAACGACACCGCCGTCACCGCTGACCTCTACGGTGATAGAGGCCGGCCGGCCCTGGACCAGCGGCGGGATCGACACGCCGTTCTCGAAGTCGTCGCCCAGCGCGTTTGGATGGGGCAAGCCATCGGTTTCTGCGTCCGGTCGGTCCGACGCGTCGCCCAGCCACGGTCCGGCGATGATGTGTCGAGCGCCGTTGTGAATCGCCAGGGTCGGATACCCGGCGGGAGCGTCGCCCCAGTCATAGCGCGTCGGACCGGCCTGCATCAGCGGCCGAAGGTAGTAGTCTTCCGTCTCGCCGTATTGGTAGCCGCCGGCCGGACCCGCGCCGCCCGCCTTGGGCGCAGCCACGATGTCCTGCCATCTCTGTTCCGAGATCGTGATGCGCACCCAGATCGGGTCCGCCTCATCCGCCTGAGGGTGCCAGCAGGTGAAGGCCGGCGTCGTCAGCGTGTAGGCGCCAATGCCGACGAGGTTCAGCGGATGATCCTGAACGGCCCATTCGGGAATCAACGTGCCGTCTGCGGCGACGATCGTGTCGTTCCAATCGCCGTCGCGATTCCAATCGCACCAGACATTGATATAGATTTCCCCGGCCAGGTGGCTCGTCTTCGTCACGGTGTAGTCCAACGTGGTCCGTCCGAGATGCGGCATGACCACGGGCAGCACGAGCCCGTCGTCGCCGCCGTCCTGGTTGGACACGCCGGACGGGGGGACGAGGTTGTTGACCCCGTCGTCGTCAGGACCGAGGTCGGCCTCGTTTTCGAGGCTGACCCACGTGCCAAGGAAGAATGCGTCACGGGGCTGCCGGTGCAGGGGGCCATACGGCGGGCTTCCCGTTCGGTAGACGGTGGGGAAATCGCCTGCGACAGTGCCCGAATACGCCGGCATCTTGACGGATGCAAAGTTGCCGGTGCTGTCCGGGGCGTCACCAAGGTCATATTCGGGCGTCGTCTCGTCACCGCCGGTAATAACGAAGGCCAGGTCCACAGGGGCCGCCGCGTCCTCATGTCGGTCGGGGTAGTTGACATGCGTCCAGTCCCACGACCCCTGGGTCAGAACGACCGCGCTACTGTTCCATTGCCGCCGGCGCGACGTGGTCTTCCATGCGAAGGCGCCGTCTGTGGCCGGTGCGGCGACTCGGAGGCCCAGCCAGTAGACGTTTCCTTCGTGTTGAATGAAGGGCTGATCCTGCACGCAGAAGTTGTACTGATAGGTCTGTCTGTGGCTTTCAGAGAGATACGTTTCCGTCGCCGGGTCGTACCAGTTGTTGGAGCCGTTGTGGATGTTCTGGGCGGTGTACTGGCCCGGTGAGAACGTGCGGCTCCAGAGCAGTTCGCCCGGCCGGCCCGATGTGGCGTCGTCGCCGGAGCGGTTCGAGTAGAAGGTCAGTTCCAGTGTCAGGCCGTCCGCTCCTTCTTTCGGCAGACTGTCGTTGTGGAAGGAGGTCCAGATGTGGATGTTCCGGATCGGGCCGGTGGCGGTGCAGAGGAAGTCGTCGGCCAGTGCGGCGGCCGAGAGGTCCACACCGGTGCCGGTCGGGGTGAAATCCGGCAGTTGCGGCCAGTGCATCTTGTGTGGCTGGCCTGCCTGCCAGTCGCAATCGTTCGTCGCCTGGGCGCGCACCGACGCCGGCAAGGCGACGATGGAGATCAGCACGACGAGAAGAACTGCACGATGTGAACGAGATTCTGTTGACCCCTTCATGGTCATACCCTCCTGTCCGTAGCCTTGGACAAAACCTAAACTCGTACGAGGTGCCGCTGGGAACGAAGCGCCGACGTGGGCGTCCCTTTCCTGGACATTGCGTCTTGGAATCGCGATACATAGAGGCTTGTCGCACGCCGTGTGGAATCACGCGACATGCGCTACGACCTCCTCCAAAGATTGCCATCAACCCACCGCGAGTATACCTGCGGCCGGGGAGAAATCAATCGAAAAGTCGCTTTTTCTCTGCTGACGCCATTGTTTTTCGGACGCTCGATGATCTCGGACGGCTACCATCGCTCGATGGGCGGGAGGACACCGAATGCGCAGGGTCTTCGCGTCCCGAGACGACAGCCGGAACATTCTGGTTGAATTGCGAGGAGAGGTCCTGTAAGTGTAGTGTGCGCCGTTGTTTAACTGGGTCTTAAGTTGCGGATCGATTGGACCGATGTTCTCTGGAGGCGGTTGGATTCGTGCCGAAGGCGCCGCCCGGAAAGACCGCCGCCAACCCGAGTGATGGAGATGACGACCCGACAGCGCGGGCAGGTGTCGCTGAAAGGAATCGGACGAATGAGAGTGCTGGGACTCGAACCCAGGACCTACGCATTAAAAGTGCGTTGCTCTACCGACTGAGCTACACTCCCTTCTGCTAAGTCGTGTTAATATAGCACCTTCTCAAAAGGGCTGTCAAATACTTTGTCGGCGCCGGACGCGACGCCTGGTCCGGCGTCGTCCTGTTGCCTGTGATCTGAGGCCGATGCGCTGGTTCGCACAGCGCAGGAGACGTTGAATGGGTCCGGTTGTGTTGAGGATAGTGCCATGAATATCCGGGGTGTCGTGCTGGCCGGCGGGACGGGATCGCGCCTGCGGCCGCTGACGAAGGTCACGAACAAGCACTTGCTGCCCGTCGGGCAGAAACCCATGATCTACTATCCCATCGAGAGGCTCACCGGCGTCGGGATCGAAGAGATCCTGATCGTTACGGGCGTCGAGCACATGGGCGACGTGGTGGGTCTGCTGGGCTCGGGAAGGGAGTTCGGTTGCCGGTTCACGTACAAGGTCCAGGATGAGGCCGGCGGGATCGCCCAAGCCCTCGGGCTGGCGGAGAACTTTGCCAACGGACAGTCGATAGCCGTGATCCTGGGCGACAACGTCTTCCAGGGCGACCTCAGGCAACACGCCGGAGCGTTCATCAAGCAGGGCCAGGGCGCCCGGCTGCTGCTCAAGCAGGTGCCTGATCCCGAGCGGTTCGGCGTCGCTGAGATTTGCGACGGCAGGGTCCTCGGGATCGAAGAGAAGCCGAAGACGCCGAAGTCCGACTACGCGATCATCGGCGTGTATTTCTATGACGGGACCGTCTTCGACATCATCCGAACGCTCAAACCTTCGGCCCGTGGCGAGCTGGAAATCACCGATGTGAACAACGCCTATATTCGCAAGGGGCAGTTGGGATACGATATTCTCGAAGGCTGGTGGACGGACGCCGGGACGTTCGAGTCCCTCGCCCGGGCCAACGAGTTGGTGCAGAAGGAGCCGCTGAAGTGACACGCAAGGGCGCGCACAGGGACAAGCCCGCTATCGCCGTCCTTGGCGGCAGGGGAATGCTTGGGACCGATCTGGTGGCTGCATGTACTGCCCGAGGGTTCGACGTTCGCGGCTACGACCTGCCGGAGTTTGACATCACCGATGCCGAGCATCTGCGAGGTGTGGTCGAGGCGTCGGACGCTATCCTCAACTGCGCCGCCTACACCGACGTCGACGGCGCTGAGACGCATACGGCGCTGGCCCACCGGGTCAACGCCGAGGCCGTCGGTCATCTCGGCGAACTGGCGGCTCAGTACGGCCGATGGGTTCTGCACTTCAGCACGGATTTCGTCTTTGACGGGACGTTCGATCGGCCTTACGTGGAGACCGACGCTCCCAACCCGATCAATGAGTACGGTCGAAGCAAGTTGGCCGGGGAGGAACGGCTGGCCGCGAGCGGCTGCTCCTATTGTGTGGTTCGGCTTCAGTGGACCTACGGTCTGCACGGAAACAGCTTCGTAACCAAGACCATCGAACGCGCGGTTACCGAGCGGCGGCTTGCCGTGGTCGAAGACCAGGTCGGCTCACCGACCCCGACGACGCTGGTGGCCGATGTCGCGTGCGAGTTGCTGGGGCGTAAAACGGAAGGGACGTTCCACCTGGCCAGCGCCGGCTACGTCAGCAGGTTCGGCGTGACGCAGTTCGTATTCGAGCGGCTCGGACTGAACGTGGAACTGGCGCCGTGTTGCAGCAGCGAATACCTGACGCCGGCCACGCGGCCCTTGAACAGCCGATTCGATTGCCGTAAGATCCAGACCCTGCTGAAAGACCCCATTGAGCCGTGGCAGCAGGGGCTCGAACGCTTTCTGAGGCAGCTATGAAACGACTCCTCGTCACCGGCGGCACCGGCTTCATCGGCAGCAACTTCGTCCGAATGGTCCTGTCGGAGCACCCGGACTGCCTGCTGGTCAATCTCGACAAGCTCACGTACGCCGGCAATCTCGAGAATCTCGCCGAATTTCTGCAGCACGAGAATCATGTGTTCGTCCAAGGTGACATCGCCGACGGTTCCCTCGTCGCACGGCTCCTCGACGAGCACCGGATCGAGGCCATCGTCAATTTTGCCGCCGAGAGCCACGTAGACCGCTCGATTGCTGGACCGAAGATCTTCATCGACACCAACGTCGGCGGCACGCTGACGCTGCTCGAAGCTGCTCGCGACAAGAAGGTCGCGCGGTTCGTCCAGGTCTCCACCGACGAGGTCTATGGCTCGCTCGGCTCCGAAGGCATGTTCACCGAGCGGACGCCGCTGCGCCCGAACTCGCCCTATTCGGCCAGCAAGGCCTCGGCCGACCATTTCGTCCGGGCGTTCGGGCACACCTGGGGTCTGCCGTACAACATCACCCGCTGCTCCAACAACTACGGGCCCTATCAGTTCCCCGAGAAGCTGATCCCGCTGATGATCCACAACGCGATCCACGACAAGGAGTTGCCCGTCTACGGCGACGGCCTCTACGTTCGCGACTGGCTGTACGTTTACGACCACTGCACCGCGATCTGGCGCGTGCTCGAGAGGGCGCCGTCGGGGAAGATCTACAACATCGGCGGGTGCAACGAGAAGCCTAACCTCGAAGTGATCCGGCTCATTCTCAAGCATCTCGGCAAGCCCGAGACGTTGATCAAGCACGTCAAAGACCGCCCAGGCCACGACCGCCGTTATGCCATCGACGCGAGCAAGATCATTCGCGAGCTGGACTGGAAACCCTCCGTGACGTTCGAGGAAGGCATCGCCAGGACCATCGACTGGTACCTTGCCAACACCGGATGGCTGGCCCACGTCGTCTCCGGCGACTACCAGAAGTACTACGACACCATGTACGCCAACCGCTGACCGCCGACCCCGCCCGCCCGTCGGTTCTGCCACTTTTCCCTTGCCCGTGGCGCAGAGAGTGGGTATATTGTAATTACGTCTGCCGCCGGCGTCTCGAATGGGAAAGGTCCGGATATGCTGATACCACTGATACGAATCGGGAACTCCAAGGGTGTTCGCCTGCCGAAGGCGGTGATCGAGCAGGCGGGTCTGGAAGACCAGATCGATCTGGAGGTCAAGGACGGCAAAGTGATTCTCTCCTCCGCTCGCCCGGCCCGGGCCGGATGGGAGGCGGCCGCACAGGCATGCCATGACGGCGGTCACGATGACTTGGCCGACTGGGACGGCGCCTTGAATGACTTCGAAGGATCGTGGGAATGAACCGATTCGAAGTCTGGTTGGTCAACCTCGATCCCACCATTGGCAGCGAGACCCGAAAGACCCGACCGGCTGTCATCGTCAGTCCGGATGAGTTGAACAAGCACCTTCGCACGGTGATCGTGGTCCCATTGACAACGGGCAGAACCTATCCGTTTCGCGTGGCCACGAAGGTCGCCGGCAAGCCCGGCGTCGCCGCCGTCGACCAGATCCGAACCGTGGACAAACAGCGTCTTGTCAAGAAGGTCGGAACCGTCTCCGGCAAAACGCGCCAGAATCTGCTCGATACCCTGGCTGCGCTGTTCGCCGATTGATGCCTTGATCTGTCCGTAGCAGGAGCGGATGATTATTAGTCCCCGCCGGGCATCCTACGCTCAGGCAAGACAACGCCTGACACCATCACTCCAAGTGCGCGTGACAGCATGACAGCGTGCCATGTGCCAACGACACAGGCCCTTGTCATGCGCGCTTCACGGCGATGGGGCTATGGTGGCAGGAGTTGTTCAAGAGCGTTTCCCATGGCCGCTTGAGCGCGGCGCTGGGATCGCCGATGGGGGGCGGGGCGTGGTCCTCGTCGGCGGGCGAGCCGAGCCGTTCGGTCAGGATCGGTTTCAGGGCGTCGGCCCAGAGCTGATAGCTGTTGGGCGATAGGTGCAACCCATCGACGGTCATGCCGTCGTATAGCCTGCCGTCCTGGTCCGTGCGTTCAGCGGCCAAGGACACAGATGCCGAACTGGTCGGCCAGGGCGATGGTCTGGGGCTTGTCGATGACGATGGTCTTGCCCGCCTCGACAGCCAGGCAGGCGGCGCCGTTGGCGGCGAGGTCGCGGATCGTCTCGGGCCCGACGCAGGGCACGTCGAATCGCGGGTCCTGCCCGGGCTTGGCGGTCTTGATGAGGGTCCATCCTCCGGCCCTGCAGAACTGGCCCGCCCGCTTGATCATCTCGGCGGTGCCCTCGATGGCCTCGACGGCGATCACCTCGCGCTCGCGGACGGCGATGGCCTGGCCGATGTCCATGTCGCCAAGCTGCCGGGCCAGCGGCCAGCCGAATTCGATATCGCGGAGCACCTGTGCGGCGGGCTGGTGTTTCGTCATGACGCCCGAATCGGCCATGTATTGCTCGCAGTACATCGTGGAGTTCTCCAAGCGAATGCCGCCGGTGGCCAGCTCGTCGGCCAGGGCGGTCAGGAGTACGTCTGTTTGTTTGGGCCGGCCGCGAAGCCGCCAGTAGTAGATGCGAAACGCTCGCCAGTCCGGCACGTAGCGCAGGATACGCCTCCGCGTGAACAGGTGCGACTTCGTGACGGTGCCGACCATGATGGCCTCGATCGCCCCATGTTTGCGGAGGCGGCGAATCCAGCTACCGGGACGGGCTACCGCGACCTCGTAGAACACATCCACCTCGGACGCCAGCGCCGCGTCCACATAGCCGGCCAGGCCGACGCAGACCACACGCCGTCCTGCCTTCCTCGCACCGGCGGCCACCATGAAAGGCAATCGCCCTCCGCCTGCGATCAGGCCCACGATGTCGTGTTTCATCATGGCCGGCGTCATGTGGACGCCCTGCTGCTGTATTCGACGGTTCGTGACCTCATAGAGACGGCTGCATCCTTTCAAGGCGCCCTTTCTCACGCAACGCGAAAGCCTCTTGAATATTGCGCGGGGGCCGAACGTGGATTCTATCCGGCGGCGCCATGCGGTCAAGTCCGCACCTGGATCTCCCGGCGGCGCGAGAAGAGGACGGAGTTTGGGATCAGGCGGTCGCGGGACTCTGTGGCGGTGCGGCGAGGCCTTCGGCGACGACCTTCTGGAGATCGGGGCAGGGCTGTCGGGTGAACCGGTCGTGCGGGTCCTGAAGGACGGTTACCGCCGGGCCGATCGGCTGGTACAGGGCTGGGTCGGTCGGGCCGAACATGGCGATCGTGCGCAACCCCATCCCGGCGGCAAGGTGCGTGACCCCGCTGTCGTTGCCGAGGAACGCATCGGCACATGCCAGAAGATCGACGACCCGGCTCAGAGGCAGGTGTGCGGCACACCTGGCCGTGGCGTACAGACGGGCCTTATCCATGCTCTCGAAGCGTTCCACCTCGGCCGGTCCGAGCAGAAACAAGACCTCGATTTCCCTATCGCGAAGCGTCCGGGCAACGTCGAGGAAATTCGCGATGTGCCAGCATTTGTGGCGACCGCCGCTGCCGGGATGGATCACCACGAGCCGCCTGGAAACATCGATGCCCATCTGTTCGACCATCTCCAGCCCACGTTCGCGGTCGGCGGCAGTCACCTGAATCAGAGGCTCGACGGTTGCGACCTTCGCCTGGTCCGGCGGCAGACTGCTCTGGCGGGCGAACTGGTGGACGTAGTGCTCGGCGACGTGCCGTCCGGCGTCCTGGGGTGGTTTGAGCGACAGAGTGATAATCTCGGCGCTGTGGCTGCAATTGGCCGTGAAGATCAGGTTCTGTTCGAAAGGTCCGTCCGGCTCGCCAAGAAACGTGACGATCCATGCGTAGTCGGCGAACGTGTTGATCAGGGGATCGCGGTCGGCCAGATCGAACTTGGCCGGTTCGACGAACAGGCGGTGCAGCTCGGTCGAATCGATCGAACGAACGCTGCTGACGCAACTGCGGCCCGGCAGGATGCCGATGTACTCACTGTGTCCGACGAGATCGACGCCGCCGAGACCGAGCGCCTCGGTCATGACTTTGACCAGCGGCAACGTCAGAATGCAGTCGCCCAAGGCCCCCGGCTGGAGAATGACGCCTCGCTGGGCCTCCTTGGCCACCTGTGCGCCCTTGGCTTCGAGCAAACTCAGAATGTCGTCACGGGTCTGCACCATGTTGACCACAGATTATACCGCATCTTCCGTTCTACGGCAAGACTCGATCGCCTCATGTGTGCGAATGCACCTGAGTCTGTGTCTATCCGTCGGCTCGTTCGATCCAGCCGGCGCCCACGACGCGCCGCAGCGGGCCTTCGTCCGTATAGAAGACAGCGAGTTGCCCCGGGGTGATGGCCATGTTGGGCTCGTCGAATTCCACGTGCACGGCGTCCTCGGTCGGATGCACCGTGGCAGGTTTGCCTCGGTCGTTATAGCGGATTTTAACGGACGCATGGAACGACGATTGCGGCGGCTCGATCAGCCAGTTGGCCCGGTTGGCGATCAGGCGGCGGTGCATCACCTCTTCCTTCGGGCCCAGGATCACCGTGTTGCTGCCAGCGTCGAGACCGATAACATAGTAGGGCTTGCCCATCGCCACGCGCAGGCCGCGCCGCTGGCCGATTGTGAAACGGTGTATGCCCTGGTGTGTGCCGAGCACCGTGCCCGAACTGTCCACGATCTCACCTTGCCGGATCAACTCGGGGTGGTGCTGTTCGAGCATTGCAGCGTAGTCGTCGTCGGGGATGAAGCAGATCTCCTGTGACTCGGCCTTGGCCTCCGTGCCCAGGGCCAGTCGCCGGGCGATCTGGCGGGCCTGGTCCTTGGAGTGTTCGCCCATCGGCAGCAGCACGTGGGCCAATACGTTGCGGTCGATCATCGACAATGCATAAGACTGGTCTTTGAAAGGGGTTACGCTTTCATAAAGTCCGGCCTGGCCGTCGGTTGTGATGATCCTGGCGTAGTGGCCGGTCGCGAGGAACTCGGCGCCCGCCTGGCGGGCGAAATCCCAGAGCTTGCCGAACTTGACCAGGCGGTTGCACATTACGCAGGGGTTGGGCGTGCGGGCCTTGGCGTACTCGCCAAAGAAATAGGCGAGAATCTGCGCGAAGTCGTCGCGCAGATCGAGCACGGTCAAGTGGATGCCAAGTCGGCCGGCCACCTCCTCGGCTTCTGCCTGGGCGTGGCGGCCCTGCTCGCAGGTAATCATGAACACGCCCTGGACACGGTGGCCC
The Anaerobaca lacustris DNA segment above includes these coding regions:
- a CDS encoding GEVED domain-containing protein — encoded protein: MKGSTESRSHRAVLLVVLISIVALPASVRAQATNDCDWQAGQPHKMHWPQLPDFTPTGTGVDLSAAALADDFLCTATGPIRNIHIWTSFHNDSLPKEGADGLTLELTFYSNRSGDDATSGRPGELLWSRTFSPGQYTAQNIHNGSNNWYDPATETYLSESHRQTYQYNFCVQDQPFIQHEGNVYWLGLRVAAPATDGAFAWKTTSRRRQWNSSAVVLTQGSWDWTHVNYPDRHEDAAAPVDLAFVITGGDETTPEYDLGDAPDSTGNFASVKMPAYSGTVAGDFPTVYRTGSPPYGPLHRQPRDAFFLGTWVSLENEADLGPDDDGVNNLVPPSGVSNQDGGDDGLVLPVVMPHLGRTTLDYTVTKTSHLAGEIYINVWCDWNRDGDWNDTIVAADGTLIPEWAVQDHPLNLVGIGAYTLTTPAFTCWHPQADEADPIWVRITISEQRWQDIVAAPKAGGAGPAGGYQYGETEDYYLRPLMQAGPTRYDWGDAPAGYPTLAIHNGARHIIAGPWLGDASDRPDAETDGLPHPNALGDDFENGVSIPPLVQGRPASITVEVSGDGGVVQGWIDFNADKTWQAGEQVFNGFLPDGIHVLSVDVPQNAAVGQAFARFRISTHGSLDPGGPAANGEVEDHEVWIDPQPANVKWCQRPDPTHRGIGIRIDGTQDSPRALADNFQCTSRDRLTHVRLWGSWMNDQSGEIRLVRLRIYADDPAGPEGADKTNPFGKPRPEVLWEKQFAAGQFQENLYHILTVGSQWWWDPAAGQAIAGSNTQIWQLDFEIDAEEAFLQDGSEQNPRIYWLSVEMETTGGQFGWNTRRWPEYFADDAVWDLGTKLPRPWQELRYPADHPCYDSRYNSVDMAFCLRYTSDGAAEPPVTSRPSTITYCPAFETMCPATETKCPATVTQCPTVQTRCPTTETQCPPMVTSCPTVSTSCPASLTQCPTMQTQCPSTETRCPPSVTQCPTTETQCPATQTHCPVFQTRCPAVQTQCPATSTTCPIVETQCPTTETRCPPSVTRCPATETRCPATLTQCPTMETLCPATTTKCSTNRLVMMSGPVRDVLAQMCPVVDTECLSVADYLAMMAR
- a CDS encoding sugar phosphate nucleotidyltransferase, producing MRGVVLAGGTGSRLRPLTKVTNKHLLPVGQKPMIYYPIERLTGVGIEEILIVTGVEHMGDVVGLLGSGREFGCRFTYKVQDEAGGIAQALGLAENFANGQSIAVILGDNVFQGDLRQHAGAFIKQGQGARLLLKQVPDPERFGVAEICDGRVLGIEEKPKTPKSDYAIIGVYFYDGTVFDIIRTLKPSARGELEITDVNNAYIRKGQLGYDILEGWWTDAGTFESLARANELVQKEPLK
- the rfbD gene encoding dTDP-4-dehydrorhamnose reductase is translated as MTRKGAHRDKPAIAVLGGRGMLGTDLVAACTARGFDVRGYDLPEFDITDAEHLRGVVEASDAILNCAAYTDVDGAETHTALAHRVNAEAVGHLGELAAQYGRWVLHFSTDFVFDGTFDRPYVETDAPNPINEYGRSKLAGEERLAASGCSYCVVRLQWTYGLHGNSFVTKTIERAVTERRLAVVEDQVGSPTPTTLVADVACELLGRKTEGTFHLASAGYVSRFGVTQFVFERLGLNVELAPCCSSEYLTPATRPLNSRFDCRKIQTLLKDPIEPWQQGLERFLRQL
- the rfbB gene encoding dTDP-glucose 4,6-dehydratase codes for the protein MKRLLVTGGTGFIGSNFVRMVLSEHPDCLLVNLDKLTYAGNLENLAEFLQHENHVFVQGDIADGSLVARLLDEHRIEAIVNFAAESHVDRSIAGPKIFIDTNVGGTLTLLEAARDKKVARFVQVSTDEVYGSLGSEGMFTERTPLRPNSPYSASKASADHFVRAFGHTWGLPYNITRCSNNYGPYQFPEKLIPLMIHNAIHDKELPVYGDGLYVRDWLYVYDHCTAIWRVLERAPSGKIYNIGGCNEKPNLEVIRLILKHLGKPETLIKHVKDRPGHDRRYAIDASKIIRELDWKPSVTFEEGIARTIDWYLANTGWLAHVVSGDYQKYYDTMYANR
- a CDS encoding AbrB/MazE/SpoVT family DNA-binding domain-containing protein; protein product: MLIPLIRIGNSKGVRLPKAVIEQAGLEDQIDLEVKDGKVILSSARPARAGWEAAAQACHDGGHDDLADWDGALNDFEGSWE
- a CDS encoding type II toxin-antitoxin system PemK/MazF family toxin; protein product: MNRFEVWLVNLDPTIGSETRKTRPAVIVSPDELNKHLRTVIVVPLTTGRTYPFRVATKVAGKPGVAAVDQIRTVDKQRLVKKVGTVSGKTRQNLLDTLAALFAD
- a CDS encoding LpxI family protein produces the protein MKGCSRLYEVTNRRIQQQGVHMTPAMMKHDIVGLIAGGGRLPFMVAAGARKAGRRVVCVGLAGYVDAALASEVDVFYEVAVARPGSWIRRLRKHGAIEAIMVGTVTKSHLFTRRRILRYVPDWRAFRIYYWRLRGRPKQTDVLLTALADELATGGIRLENSTMYCEQYMADSGVMTKHQPAAQVLRDIEFGWPLARQLGDMDIGQAIAVREREVIAVEAIEGTAEMIKRAGQFCRAGGWTLIKTAKPGQDPRFDVPCVGPETIRDLAANGAACLAVEAGKTIVIDKPQTIALADQFGICVLGR
- a CDS encoding glycosyltransferase family 9 protein — encoded protein: MVQTRDDILSLLEAKGAQVAKEAQRGVILQPGALGDCILTLPLVKVMTEALGLGGVDLVGHSEYIGILPGRSCVSSVRSIDSTELHRLFVEPAKFDLADRDPLINTFADYAWIVTFLGEPDGPFEQNLIFTANCSHSAEIITLSLKPPQDAGRHVAEHYVHQFARQSSLPPDQAKVATVEPLIQVTAADRERGLEMVEQMGIDVSRRLVVIHPGSGGRHKCWHIANFLDVARTLRDREIEVLFLLGPAEVERFESMDKARLYATARCAAHLPLSRVVDLLACADAFLGNDSGVTHLAAGMGLRTIAMFGPTDPALYQPIGPAVTVLQDPHDRFTRQPCPDLQKVVAEGLAAPPQSPATA
- the mnmA gene encoding tRNA 2-thiouridine(34) synthase MnmA, which translates into the protein MTAERHNVVVALSGGVDSSVAAALLLEAGHRVQGVFMITCEQGRHAQAEAEEVAGRLGIHLTVLDLRDDFAQILAYFFGEYAKARTPNPCVMCNRLVKFGKLWDFARQAGAEFLATGHYARIITTDGQAGLYESVTPFKDQSYALSMIDRNVLAHVLLPMGEHSKDQARQIARRLALGTEAKAESQEICFIPDDDYAAMLEQHHPELIRQGEIVDSSGTVLGTHQGIHRFTIGQRRGLRVAMGKPYYVIGLDAGSNTVILGPKEEVMHRRLIANRANWLIEPPQSSFHASVKIRYNDRGKPATVHPTEDAVHVEFDEPNMAITPGQLAVFYTDEGPLRRVVGAGWIERADG